In one Lycium barbarum isolate Lr01 chromosome 7, ASM1917538v2, whole genome shotgun sequence genomic region, the following are encoded:
- the LOC132602549 gene encoding uncharacterized protein LOC132602549 — MPKVQDYTIAFFEKKLTKSYIENDDFILSTNILDVLPKYDKEVAVVFNNDAFFMKYKFDAKARLNKGWKNFADAKGLKEGNELRFQVCDVEDHLTFIVHMEEIIDIDWVYLCLFLFKKLMYGLVCLIY; from the exons ATGCCAAAGGTTCAAGATTATACAATCGCTTTCTTTGAGAAAAAATTGACAAAATCATATATTGAAAACGATGATTTC ATACTTTCTACTAACATTTTGGATGTTCTTCCAAAATATGACAAAGAAGTTGCTGTTGTATTTAACAATGACGCATTCTTTATGAAATATAAATTTGATGCAAAAGCGCGCCTCAATAAAGGATGGAAAAACTTTGCCGATGCTAAAGGGTTGAAGGAAGGAAACGAGTTGCGTTTTCAAGTCTGTGATGTTGAGGATCACCTAACCTTCATTGTTCATATGGAGGAGATCATAGACATAGATTGGGTCTACTTATGCCTTTTTCTATTTAAGAAATTGATGTATGGTTTGGTTTGCTTAATCTATTGA